A single region of the Erythrobacter sp. genome encodes:
- a CDS encoding prolyl oligopeptidase family serine peptidase, with product MKLLKAPLAAVMAGVSVLGLSLVASPADTQAQSQTSVPIEVWALRDVVNAVQVSPDGKHLLVHKIESKEGDYLLEIYKTDDLSEPLRRLNADPMEIITARWVSDNYIFGAAWQQRRSQVKRPEQDTRDYLAYSYNLEENEFNTVNDNLQIIDTLPRDPDHVLVGGGNAVSALGGVDPIAALRPRSYYKFNLEKGTKSLILRGTLQFPQVQAFDNEGNPRFTSSFDPGKGTQGTYYRKPGDGSWTLVNEYDLEDKSNLYRVLSGIHGIQGFDPNNPNIGYIIETLPGNDKAGLYEFNFDTGKIGKELFKAEDADVMGIQTHSIPGNDKLVAALYPGEKMERHWFDEEEKALYEALEQQIPYAWQVSISSRSVDGRTMIVTNRGPHDPGSYWLVRDGKLAKLGSRNPLVNQDMLADVKYIRYPARDGLSIPAYVTVPKVGEPPFPLVVQHNGGPHVNGMVSYDEIGQFLASQGYMVLHPENRISVGWGQKHFDAGYGEHGLAMQDDKDDGVLYLIDQGLVDPDRVAFMGWSYGGYAALVAASREPQLYQCSVAVAAVADAEKQYLGRRNEDLKALDEWSKRRGTIGINPINEVEKVNIPLLMIHGDVDRRVMYYHFKDYKDAFEKAGNKDGQFVTLEKADHFSNTLMYNHQQQLYTKLADYLANDCGPGGL from the coding sequence ATGAAACTTCTCAAAGCTCCGCTCGCGGCGGTCATGGCCGGCGTTTCGGTCCTCGGCCTTTCGCTCGTCGCTTCTCCCGCCGACACGCAGGCCCAGTCGCAGACCTCGGTCCCGATCGAGGTGTGGGCCCTGCGCGATGTCGTGAACGCCGTGCAGGTCTCGCCCGACGGCAAGCACCTGCTGGTGCACAAGATCGAGAGCAAGGAGGGCGATTACCTGCTCGAGATCTACAAGACCGACGACCTGTCCGAGCCGCTGCGCCGGCTCAACGCCGATCCGATGGAGATCATCACCGCGCGCTGGGTGAGCGACAATTACATCTTCGGCGCGGCATGGCAGCAGCGCCGTTCGCAGGTGAAGCGTCCCGAGCAGGACACGCGCGACTACCTCGCCTATTCCTACAATCTCGAAGAGAACGAGTTCAACACGGTCAACGACAACCTCCAGATCATCGATACCCTGCCGCGCGATCCCGATCACGTGCTGGTGGGCGGGGGCAATGCGGTCTCGGCGCTCGGCGGGGTCGATCCGATCGCCGCGCTGCGCCCGCGGTCCTATTACAAGTTCAACCTTGAAAAGGGCACCAAGTCGCTGATCCTGCGCGGCACGCTGCAATTCCCGCAGGTGCAAGCCTTCGATAATGAAGGCAATCCGCGCTTCACCTCGTCCTTCGACCCCGGCAAGGGGACGCAGGGAACCTATTACCGCAAGCCGGGCGACGGATCCTGGACGCTGGTCAACGAATACGACCTCGAGGACAAGTCGAACCTCTACCGCGTGCTTTCGGGCATTCACGGCATCCAGGGCTTCGATCCGAACAACCCCAATATCGGCTACATCATCGAGACCCTTCCCGGGAACGACAAGGCGGGCCTTTACGAATTCAACTTCGACACCGGCAAGATCGGCAAGGAGCTGTTCAAGGCCGAGGACGCCGACGTGATGGGCATCCAGACCCACTCGATCCCCGGCAACGACAAGCTCGTCGCCGCGCTCTATCCGGGCGAGAAGATGGAGCGCCACTGGTTCGACGAGGAAGAAAAGGCGCTCTACGAGGCGCTCGAGCAGCAGATCCCCTATGCCTGGCAGGTCTCGATCTCGAGCCGGTCGGTCGACGGCAGGACGATGATCGTGACCAATCGCGGGCCGCACGATCCGGGCTCCTACTGGCTGGTCAGGGACGGCAAGCTGGCGAAGCTCGGCAGCCGCAACCCGCTGGTCAACCAGGATATGCTCGCGGACGTGAAGTACATCCGCTACCCCGCGCGCGACGGGCTTTCGATCCCGGCCTACGTCACCGTGCCCAAGGTGGGCGAGCCGCCGTTTCCGCTGGTGGTCCAGCACAATGGCGGCCCGCACGTGAACGGCATGGTGTCCTATGACGAGATCGGCCAGTTCCTCGCCAGCCAGGGCTACATGGTGCTGCACCCGGAAAACCGGATTTCCGTGGGCTGGGGGCAGAAGCACTTCGACGCGGGCTATGGCGAACACGGCCTTGCCATGCAGGACGACAAGGACGACGGCGTTCTCTACCTGATCGACCAGGGTCTGGTCGATCCCGACCGGGTCGCCTTCATGGGCTGGTCCTATGGCGGCTATGCCGCGCTGGTCGCCGCCAGCCGCGAGCCGCAGCTCTACCAGTGCTCGGTCGCGGTCGCGGCAGTGGCCGATGCCGAAAAGCAGTATCTCGGCCGGCGCAACGAAGATCTCAAGGCGCTCGACGAATGGTCGAAGCGGCGCGGGACGATCGGCATCAACCCGATCAACGAAGTCGAGAAGGTCAACATCCCGCTGCTGATGATCCACGGCGACGTCGACCGGCGCGTGATGTATTACCACTTCAAGGACTACAAGGACGCCTTCGAGAAAGCGGGCAACAAGGACGGCCAGTTCGTCACGCTCGAGAAGGCGGACCACTTCTCGAACACGCTGATGTACAACCACCAGCAGCAGCTTTACACGAAGCTCGCGGATTATCTCGCCAACGACTGCGGCCCCGGCGGTCTCTGA
- a CDS encoding TonB-dependent receptor — protein MNTFHRTTLKALAFSASAIAFTTAMPAFAQDGEPGEDCLVGNVPGVINAEGDCVEIQEGPTGTTTGQGEDVEIATGASGETGQGRGITVTGSRIVRDTYSSISPLQVLSTENQQAVGAFDPAQILQRSEAATGTQIDATFQGFVLDNGPGSQTINLRGVGAGRTLVLVNGRRLAPAGVEGAPTQPSINLIPATLVDRYDLLTDGASSVYGSDAVAGVVNVVLRKDFDGLELQANGDINPQGAGEDYSVSAAWGFNTDRAVFGIGAEYQFRDEVKLRDRDFLRGCETNLEQSEAGQIFRLGLADNAVVRDRTPGVTVSESECTVAGISGRIFAPFTRFGSVYFPANGNIANFPVDPITGRTFNFGESTDFFGVDQDVNGDGIRDVDFQNVNTNAAEAELARTFISQQELINVFSYGEYTFPGEANITPYFEAQYTRADITNTGAGNPQIFPSVPDFNQFNPCNPNQPTGVACRAVDNAFQQLLPGQANAGRAAPLGFDFIPTPVVPIASIRGDRNNFDVLQEQYRGVLGVRGDLPFIGSTWTFDVSGTYSRSEGRSSRLGIREDRLALALGLDPTADYDGDGIVDDDGDGIADDYNQNIDVFGFFGDPQWIGECNGGGLANPDLAAPDLNATGCVPVNLFAPSVLTGAVGDFASQAERDYVFDSRDFDTTYEQVMLQAYVTGDLFELPAGPVGVVLGGEWREDSIESNPDLVASNGLLFGFFADGGASGSKWIRELFGEMDIPLAAGKPLVEELTVNISGRLTDEEFYGTNGTYAIKAGWRPIPSLLFKFSYGTSFRAPNLRENFLRGQSGFTGLFDPCAVPDAAFVNGAYDATLDQRQDFVLQNCIREGRDPTRVGIDAEGLNTIQQVSGEITQGGSLDIDPETSRSITTGFAFEESWASGFEFAFNFNYFDIKIKDAIIEPSGQFIINDCFLRQEEQRSEFCDRIDIDSGDRQLISGVRAGFLNRDQETVRGLDINTTFGYPLMIGGEEFDLTLNLVANKLIERTNFLTTETGDIIENDLKEISGFVFPDWTGRVTGQVRWDDFLFTYQIRYVDSVNQSFNTVTNLNGQEVERPFGDVFNNISPNSDQNFTGVFSPTCIGGDGPNGNVQGDGTFCRPVGTAPEYFEHTASLRWDSDDIRVILGVRNIFDTPPPQVSPRAGVLQISNTPLGTPYDLNGREFFGQLLVRF, from the coding sequence ATGAACACGTTTCACCGCACCACGCTGAAGGCGCTCGCCTTCTCCGCATCCGCCATTGCCTTCACCACCGCCATGCCCGCCTTCGCGCAGGACGGCGAGCCGGGTGAAGACTGCCTCGTCGGCAACGTCCCCGGCGTCATCAACGCCGAAGGTGACTGCGTCGAAATCCAGGAAGGCCCGACCGGCACGACCACCGGCCAGGGCGAAGACGTCGAAATCGCCACCGGCGCGAGCGGCGAAACCGGCCAGGGCCGGGGCATCACCGTGACCGGTTCGCGCATCGTGCGCGACACCTATTCGTCGATCTCGCCGCTGCAGGTGCTTTCGACCGAGAACCAGCAGGCGGTCGGCGCGTTCGACCCGGCGCAGATCCTGCAGCGCAGCGAAGCGGCCACCGGCACGCAGATCGACGCGACCTTCCAGGGCTTCGTGCTCGACAACGGCCCGGGTTCGCAGACGATCAACCTGCGCGGTGTCGGCGCGGGCCGGACGCTCGTTCTGGTCAACGGCCGCCGCCTTGCGCCTGCGGGCGTGGAGGGCGCGCCGACGCAGCCCTCGATCAACCTCATCCCGGCGACGCTGGTCGACCGCTACGACCTTCTCACCGACGGTGCGTCGTCGGTCTATGGTTCGGACGCGGTCGCGGGCGTGGTCAACGTGGTCCTGCGTAAGGACTTCGATGGCCTCGAACTGCAGGCCAACGGCGACATCAATCCGCAGGGCGCGGGCGAGGACTACTCGGTCAGCGCGGCCTGGGGCTTCAACACCGACCGCGCGGTGTTCGGCATCGGCGCCGAATACCAGTTCCGCGACGAGGTGAAGCTGCGCGACCGCGACTTCCTGCGCGGCTGCGAAACCAACCTCGAACAGAGCGAAGCGGGCCAGATCTTCCGTCTCGGCCTCGCCGACAACGCCGTGGTGCGCGACCGCACGCCGGGCGTGACGGTTTCGGAAAGCGAGTGCACCGTCGCGGGTATTTCGGGCCGTATCTTCGCACCCTTCACCCGCTTCGGTTCGGTCTATTTCCCGGCCAACGGCAACATCGCCAACTTCCCGGTCGATCCGATCACGGGCCGGACGTTCAATTTCGGCGAATCGACCGACTTCTTCGGGGTCGACCAGGACGTCAACGGCGACGGCATCCGCGACGTCGACTTCCAGAACGTCAACACCAACGCGGCCGAGGCCGAGCTGGCGCGGACCTTCATCTCGCAGCAGGAGCTGATCAACGTCTTCTCCTATGGTGAATACACCTTCCCGGGCGAAGCGAACATCACGCCTTACTTCGAGGCGCAGTACACCCGCGCGGACATCACCAACACGGGGGCGGGCAACCCGCAGATCTTCCCGTCGGTGCCCGACTTCAACCAGTTCAACCCGTGTAACCCGAACCAGCCGACCGGCGTGGCGTGCCGCGCGGTCGACAACGCCTTCCAGCAGCTGCTCCCGGGCCAGGCGAACGCCGGGCGCGCGGCGCCGCTGGGCTTCGACTTCATCCCCACGCCGGTCGTTCCGATCGCCTCGATCCGCGGCGACCGCAACAATTTCGACGTGCTGCAGGAACAGTATCGCGGCGTGCTCGGCGTGCGCGGCGACCTGCCCTTCATCGGGTCGACCTGGACCTTCGACGTGTCGGGGACCTATTCGCGCTCCGAGGGCCGTTCCTCGCGCCTCGGCATCCGCGAAGACCGTCTCGCGCTCGCGCTGGGTCTCGACCCGACGGCCGACTATGACGGCGACGGCATCGTCGACGATGACGGCGACGGCATCGCGGACGATTACAACCAGAATATCGACGTGTTCGGGTTCTTCGGCGATCCGCAGTGGATCGGTGAGTGCAACGGCGGCGGTCTCGCCAACCCCGACCTCGCCGCGCCGGACCTCAATGCGACCGGCTGTGTTCCGGTCAACCTGTTCGCGCCGAGCGTCCTGACCGGCGCCGTGGGCGACTTCGCCAGCCAGGCCGAGCGCGACTACGTGTTCGACAGCCGCGACTTCGACACGACCTACGAACAGGTCATGCTGCAGGCCTATGTCACCGGCGACCTGTTCGAACTGCCCGCCGGCCCGGTCGGCGTGGTGCTCGGCGGCGAATGGCGCGAGGATTCGATCGAATCGAACCCCGACCTCGTCGCCTCGAACGGCCTGCTGTTCGGCTTCTTCGCCGACGGCGGCGCCTCGGGTTCCAAGTGGATCCGCGAGCTCTTCGGCGAAATGGACATCCCGCTTGCTGCCGGTAAGCCCCTCGTCGAGGAACTGACCGTCAACATTTCGGGCCGTCTCACCGACGAGGAATTCTACGGCACCAACGGCACCTACGCGATCAAGGCCGGGTGGCGTCCGATCCCGTCGCTGCTGTTCAAGTTCAGCTACGGCACCTCGTTCCGTGCGCCGAACCTGCGCGAGAACTTCCTGCGCGGCCAATCGGGCTTCACCGGCCTGTTCGACCCGTGCGCGGTTCCCGACGCAGCGTTCGTCAACGGGGCCTATGATGCCACGCTCGACCAGCGCCAGGACTTCGTGCTGCAGAACTGCATCCGCGAAGGCCGCGACCCGACCCGCGTCGGGATCGACGCCGAGGGCCTGAACACGATCCAGCAGGTCAGCGGCGAGATCACCCAGGGTGGTTCGCTCGACATCGATCCGGAAACCTCGCGTTCGATCACGACCGGTTTCGCGTTCGAGGAAAGCTGGGCGAGCGGTTTCGAATTCGCGTTCAATTTCAATTACTTTGACATCAAGATCAAGGACGCGATCATCGAGCCGAGCGGCCAGTTCATCATCAACGACTGCTTCCTGCGCCAGGAAGAGCAGCGTTCGGAGTTCTGCGACCGTATCGACATCGACAGCGGCGATCGCCAGCTGATCAGCGGGGTCCGGGCCGGCTTCCTCAACCGTGACCAGGAAACCGTGCGCGGTCTCGATATCAACACGACCTTCGGCTACCCGCTGATGATCGGCGGCGAGGAATTCGACCTCACGCTGAACCTCGTGGCGAACAAGCTGATCGAGCGTACGAACTTCCTGACCACGGAAACCGGCGACATCATCGAGAACGACCTGAAGGAGATCTCGGGCTTCGTGTTCCCCGACTGGACGGGCCGCGTGACGGGCCAGGTGCGCTGGGACGACTTCCTGTTCACCTATCAGATCCGTTACGTCGACTCGGTGAACCAGTCCTTCAACACGGTGACCAACCTCAACGGCCAGGAAGTCGAGCGTCCCTTCGGCGACGTGTTCAACAACATCTCGCCGAACAGCGACCAGAACTTCACCGGCGTGTTCTCGCCGACCTGTATCGGCGGCGACGGCCCCAACGGCAACGTGCAGGGCGACGGCACCTTCTGCCGCCCGGTCGGTACGGCTCCGGAATATTTCGAGCACACCGCCTCGCTGCGCTGGGACAGCGATGACATTCGTGTCATCCTGGGCGTCCGCAACATCTTCGACACGCCTCCGCCGCAGGTCTCCCCGCGTGCCGGCGTGCTGCAGATCTCGAACACCCCGCTGGGTACGCCCTACGACCTCAACGGGCGCGAGTTCTTCGGCCAGCTTCTCGTTCGCTTCTGA
- the clpB gene encoding ATP-dependent chaperone ClpB, with the protein MNLEKFTDRAKGFLQSAQTVAIRMNHQRISPLHLLKALLEDEEGMAAGLLQRAGGQPALAVAAVDAGLAKVPVVTGGGAQQTPGLDNDAVRVLDSAEQLADKAGDSYVTVERLLTALALSQGEAGEAIKSASVTPQALNAAIEDLRGGRRADSANAESAYDAMEKYARDLTQAARDGKLDPVIGRDEEIRRTVQILARRTKNNPALIGEPGTGKTAIAEGLALRIANGDVPDSLKGRTLMALDMGALIAGAKYRGEFEERLKSVLDEVKNAEGQIILFIDEMHTLIGAGASEGSMDASNLLKPALSRGELHCIGATTLDEYQKYVEKDPALQRRFQPVYIDEPSVEDTVSILRGIKDKYELHHGVRITDGAIVAAARLSDRYIQNRFLPDKAIDLMDEAASRIRMEVESKPEEIEALDRRIIQLKIEESALAKEDDDASKERLKALREELANLEQESSELTTRWQNERDKIEAEGRIKEQLDAARLELEQAQREGDLAKAGELSYGRIPELEKKLEEAEAMSENALLREEVTEEDIAGIVSRWTGIPIDKMMEGERDKLLQMESILGQRVIGQEQAVEAVSKAVRRARAGLQDPNRPLGSFLFLGPTGVGKTELTKALAEFLFDDDQAMVRIDMSEFMEKHAVARLIGAPPGYVGYEEGGVLTEAVRRRPYQVVLFDEVEKAHGDVFNVLLQVLDDGRLTDGQGRVVDFSNTLIILTSNLGSQYLANMTDDQSVSDVEPQVMDVVRGHFRPEFLNRLDEIILFHRLGQEDMAPIVAIQVGRVQKLLADRKITLDLTDAALRWLGRVGYDPVYGARPLKRAVQKYLQDPLAEMLLEGKVADGTVLHVDEGDGALVMTPQG; encoded by the coding sequence ATGAATCTCGAAAAGTTCACCGACCGCGCCAAGGGGTTCCTCCAGTCCGCGCAGACCGTCGCCATCCGCATGAATCACCAGCGGATTTCCCCGTTGCACCTGCTCAAGGCCCTGCTCGAGGACGAGGAGGGCATGGCCGCCGGGCTGCTCCAGCGCGCCGGCGGCCAGCCCGCGCTCGCGGTCGCGGCGGTCGATGCCGGGCTCGCCAAGGTGCCGGTCGTCACCGGCGGCGGCGCGCAGCAGACGCCGGGGCTCGACAATGACGCCGTGCGCGTGCTCGACAGCGCCGAACAGCTCGCCGACAAGGCCGGCGACAGCTACGTCACCGTCGAACGCCTGCTGACCGCGCTTGCCCTGTCGCAAGGCGAGGCGGGCGAGGCGATCAAGTCCGCCAGCGTCACTCCGCAGGCGCTCAACGCCGCGATCGAGGACCTGCGCGGCGGGCGCCGGGCCGACAGCGCCAACGCCGAGAGCGCCTATGACGCGATGGAGAAATACGCCCGCGACCTGACGCAGGCCGCGCGCGACGGCAAGCTCGATCCCGTCATCGGTCGCGACGAGGAAATCCGCCGCACGGTGCAGATCCTCGCCCGCCGGACCAAGAACAACCCCGCGCTCATCGGCGAGCCCGGCACCGGCAAGACCGCGATCGCCGAAGGGCTCGCGCTGCGCATCGCCAATGGCGACGTGCCCGACAGCCTCAAGGGCCGCACGCTCATGGCGCTCGACATGGGCGCCCTGATCGCGGGCGCGAAATATCGCGGCGAGTTCGAGGAGCGGCTGAAGTCCGTGCTCGACGAGGTCAAGAACGCCGAAGGGCAGATCATCCTGTTCATCGACGAGATGCACACGCTGATCGGCGCGGGCGCGTCCGAGGGCTCGATGGATGCTTCGAACCTGCTCAAGCCCGCCCTTAGCCGCGGCGAACTGCACTGCATCGGGGCGACGACGCTCGACGAATACCAGAAATATGTCGAGAAGGACCCCGCGCTCCAGCGGCGCTTCCAGCCGGTCTATATCGACGAGCCGAGCGTCGAGGACACGGTCAGCATCCTGCGCGGCATCAAGGACAAGTACGAACTCCACCACGGTGTGCGCATCACCGACGGTGCGATCGTCGCCGCCGCGCGCCTGTCGGATCGCTACATCCAGAACCGTTTCCTGCCCGACAAGGCGATCGACCTGATGGACGAGGCCGCGAGCCGCATCCGCATGGAGGTCGAATCGAAGCCCGAGGAGATCGAGGCGCTCGACCGGCGGATCATCCAGCTCAAGATCGAGGAAAGCGCGCTCGCCAAGGAGGACGACGATGCCTCCAAGGAGCGGCTGAAGGCGCTGCGCGAGGAACTGGCGAACCTCGAACAGGAGTCGAGCGAACTCACCACCCGCTGGCAGAACGAGCGCGACAAGATCGAGGCGGAAGGCCGGATCAAGGAACAGCTCGACGCAGCCCGGCTCGAACTCGAACAGGCCCAGCGCGAAGGCGACCTCGCCAAGGCCGGCGAGCTGTCATATGGACGCATCCCCGAACTCGAGAAGAAGCTCGAGGAAGCGGAAGCCATGAGCGAGAACGCCCTCCTGCGCGAGGAAGTGACCGAGGAGGACATCGCCGGCATCGTCAGCCGCTGGACCGGTATTCCCATAGACAAGATGATGGAAGGCGAGCGCGACAAGCTGCTGCAGATGGAAAGCATCCTCGGCCAGCGGGTGATCGGGCAGGAGCAGGCGGTCGAGGCCGTGTCCAAGGCCGTGCGCCGCGCACGTGCGGGCCTGCAGGATCCGAACCGGCCGCTCGGCTCCTTCCTCTTCCTTGGCCCGACCGGGGTGGGCAAGACCGAACTGACCAAGGCGCTCGCCGAATTCCTGTTCGACGACGACCAGGCGATGGTCCGCATCGACATGAGCGAATTCATGGAGAAACACGCCGTCGCCCGCCTGATCGGCGCGCCTCCGGGCTATGTCGGCTACGAGGAAGGCGGCGTGCTGACCGAGGCGGTGCGGCGCCGGCCCTATCAGGTCGTGCTGTTCGACGAGGTCGAGAAGGCGCACGGCGACGTCTTCAACGTGCTGCTGCAGGTGCTCGACGACGGGCGGCTGACCGACGGGCAGGGCCGGGTGGTGGATTTCAGCAACACCCTCATCATCCTGACCTCCAACCTCGGCAGCCAGTATCTCGCCAACATGACCGACGATCAGTCCGTCTCCGATGTCGAGCCGCAGGTGATGGACGTGGTGCGCGGGCATTTCCGGCCCGAGTTCCTCAACCGGCTGGACGAGATCATCCTGTTCCACCGGCTGGGGCAGGAGGACATGGCGCCGATCGTCGCGATCCAGGTCGGCCGCGTGCAGAAGCTGCTGGCCGACCGCAAGATCACGCTCGACCTCACCGATGCGGCGCTGCGCTGGCTCGGGCGGGTCGGCTACGACCCGGTCTACGGCGCGCGGCCGCTGAAGCGGGCGGTGCAGAAATACCTGCAGGACCCGCTCGCCGAGATGCTGCTCGAAGGCAAGGTGGCAGACGGGACGGTGCTCCATGTCGACGAAGGCGACGGGGCGCTGGTGATGACGCCGCAAGGCTGA
- a CDS encoding acylase — translation MKWLKRGGLALAVILVLAFTVLATWEPFFARETTPPPARTYTAEIIRDEYGVPHIYGKTDADVAFGVAIAHAEDDFSTLQDVVAMSKGRYGAIAGEEGAQFDYIYHLLDARGTAERHYPDLPEDTRALFEAYASGLNQYAAEHADELKLGNLFPVNGEDVAAGFALRQPFFFGLSGVIEPLVTGEPLRREFGPDIPGYPRELSPPRPQAEAPSQEAPEETAHRPRTAFPLGEEAGLLGSNAFAVAPEKSGGPTFLISNSHQPLRGGVAWYEFSVESEEGWHFTGANFPGSPFPFLGHNEHLGWTNTVNRPDMVDVYELELNEDASAYRLDGEWRELETEWVTLPVRMGPVVLPIRRAVYRSVHGPVIMREAEDGTQEAFAIRYGGIDRLDQLDAYYRLNKATSLEEWQEQLARMAIPSTNFIYADERGNIAYVYNAAIPDRPEDVDANWRGVLPGDRSDLIWEGSVGYDEIPKLVNPDSGWIYNSNNEPFTAAGAGSDLSPEDFSPVLGIERKQTNRSRRAYKLLSEAEVLDRETLRAIKYDRGYERSDYIAVLWDALETMEAEGELAEARDLLLNWDFVADNEGPADALALLMIRDWMSAEYQNKPEWPDAKEKLAQHVAHLKEHFGRIDPPAGELLRLRQGDVDLPLDGGSDTLKASTTWEVDEDGRLSLVHGDSFIQWAEWPADGGRVTSRSIQPFGSAITRPDSPHYTDQMELYAAKKLKPVHFWREDVLGHAKSRKTVTNAR, via the coding sequence ATGAAATGGCTCAAAAGAGGCGGGCTCGCGCTCGCCGTCATCCTCGTCCTCGCCTTCACGGTGCTGGCGACCTGGGAGCCGTTCTTCGCCCGCGAGACGACCCCACCGCCCGCGCGCACCTACACCGCCGAGATCATCCGCGACGAATACGGCGTGCCGCATATCTACGGAAAGACCGATGCCGACGTCGCCTTCGGCGTGGCGATCGCCCACGCGGAGGACGATTTTTCCACCTTGCAGGATGTCGTCGCCATGTCGAAGGGCCGCTACGGCGCGATTGCAGGCGAGGAAGGCGCGCAGTTCGACTACATCTACCACCTGCTCGACGCGCGCGGGACGGCCGAGCGGCACTACCCCGACCTGCCCGAGGACACCCGCGCCCTGTTCGAAGCCTATGCCAGCGGGCTCAACCAGTATGCCGCCGAGCACGCGGACGAGCTGAAGCTCGGCAACCTCTTCCCGGTCAACGGCGAGGACGTCGCGGCGGGCTTCGCGCTGCGCCAGCCCTTCTTCTTCGGCCTTTCGGGCGTGATCGAACCGTTGGTGACAGGCGAGCCGCTGCGCCGCGAATTCGGCCCGGACATCCCCGGTTATCCGCGCGAGCTCTCCCCTCCGAGGCCGCAGGCCGAGGCACCCTCGCAAGAAGCGCCCGAAGAGACGGCGCATCGCCCCCGCACCGCCTTTCCGCTCGGCGAGGAAGCGGGGCTGCTCGGCTCCAACGCCTTCGCGGTCGCGCCGGAAAAGTCGGGCGGGCCGACTTTCCTCATCTCCAATTCGCACCAGCCCCTGCGCGGCGGGGTCGCGTGGTACGAATTCAGCGTCGAGAGCGAGGAAGGCTGGCATTTCACCGGGGCGAATTTCCCCGGCTCGCCTTTCCCCTTCTTGGGGCATAACGAGCACCTCGGCTGGACCAACACGGTCAATCGCCCGGACATGGTCGACGTCTACGAGCTGGAACTGAACGAGGACGCGAGCGCCTATCGCCTCGACGGGGAATGGCGCGAGCTCGAAACCGAATGGGTGACGCTGCCGGTGCGCATGGGCCCGGTGGTCCTGCCGATCCGCCGCGCGGTGTATCGCTCGGTCCACGGCCCGGTCATCATGCGCGAGGCCGAAGACGGGACGCAGGAAGCCTTCGCGATCCGGTACGGCGGGATCGACCGGCTCGACCAGCTCGACGCCTATTACCGGCTCAACAAGGCGACCAGCCTCGAGGAATGGCAGGAACAGCTCGCCCGCATGGCGATCCCTTCAACCAATTTCATCTACGCCGACGAACGGGGCAACATCGCCTATGTCTACAACGCCGCGATCCCCGACCGGCCCGAGGACGTCGACGCGAACTGGCGCGGCGTGCTGCCGGGCGACCGTTCGGACCTCATCTGGGAGGGATCGGTCGGCTATGACGAAATCCCGAAACTGGTGAACCCGGACAGCGGCTGGATCTACAATTCCAACAACGAGCCCTTCACCGCCGCAGGCGCGGGCAGCGACCTCTCGCCGGAGGATTTCTCCCCCGTGCTCGGCATCGAGCGCAAGCAGACCAACCGCTCGCGCCGCGCCTATAAGCTCTTGTCCGAGGCCGAAGTGCTCGACCGCGAGACGCTGCGCGCGATCAAGTACGACCGCGGCTACGAACGCTCCGACTACATCGCGGTGCTGTGGGACGCGCTCGAGACGATGGAGGCCGAGGGCGAGCTGGCAGAAGCGCGCGACCTGCTGCTGAACTGGGATTTCGTCGCCGACAATGAAGGCCCCGCCGACGCGCTCGCGCTGCTGATGATCCGCGACTGGATGTCGGCGGAATACCAGAACAAGCCCGAATGGCCCGATGCGAAGGAAAAGCTCGCCCAGCACGTCGCCCACCTCAAGGAGCATTTCGGCCGGATCGACCCGCCCGCGGGCGAGCTGCTGCGGCTGCGGCAAGGGGACGTGGACCTGCCGCTCGACGGCGGGTCGGACACGCTCAAGGCTTCGACTACGTGGGAGGTCGACGAGGACGGGCGGCTCTCCCTCGTCCACGGCGACAGCTTCATCCAGTGGGCCGAATGGCCGGCGGACGGCGGGCGCGTGACCTCGCGCTCGATCCAGCCGTTCGGTTCGGCCATCACCCGCCCGGACAGTCCGCACTACACCGACCAGATGGAGCTTTACGCCGCCAAGAAGCTGAAGCCCGTCCATTTCTGGCGCGAGGACGTGCTGGGACACGCGAAAAGCCGCAAGACCGTCACCAACGCGCGCTGA